The DNA window CCGGCGGCCCCGCCAGTGGCCTCGCCGGCGGCCACGGCGGCTCCGCTCTCCTCTGGCAAGTCCTTAACTGCAATCTGCAATCGCTTTCCCTTTACCCTACCTAAGACCTGCAGGGGCACTCCCAGCTCCTCAGCTAGCCTCTGCAACTCCTCCAGGTTCCGCTCTGGCAAAGAAACCAGGATGCGGGACTGGGTCTCGGCAAATAGAGCCGCCGCCAGGCTGAGGGGGCTACCGCCAGCTTGCCCAAGGGTTATCTCGGCCTCGGCTCCCCAGCCGCCTAAGAGGCAGCTTTCCGCCAGCGCCACCGTTAGCCCGCCCTCGGAACAGTCGTGGGCCGAATGCAAAAGGCCCTTGCGGATGGCCTGCCGGCATAGCTCCTGCACCGCCCGCTCCCGGCTAAGGTCTAGCTCCGGGGGTGAGCCAGCCACCATGCCACAAACCACCTTCAGGTATTCCGACCCGCCTAGCTCCTCCTTGGTCTGGCCTAAGAGCACCACCAAATCTCCCGGCTCTTTAAAACCTGCCCCCACCGTCTGGTCTAGATCGGGAATCAGCCCTACCATGCCTACCACCGGGGTGGGGTAAACCGCCTGGCCATTGGTTTCATTATAGAAGCTGACGTTGCCGCTCACCACCGGTACTTCTAGAGCCCGGCAGGCTTCGGCCATCCCTTCTACCGCTCGGCGGAACTGATAGAATACCCCTGGCTTTTCTGGGTTGCCGAAGTTGAGGCAGTCGGTCAGGCCGATGGGCTCAGCCCCCACGCAGGCTAGGTTTCGGGCCGCCTCGGCCACAGTTATGGCCCCGCCCCCGAAGGGATCGAGGTAGGTATAGCGGCCATTGCCATCGGTGGCAATGGCAATGCCCTTCTTAGTACCCTTCACCCGTAGGACCGCCGCATCGCCCTTCCCCGGCTCCAGCACGGTATTGATGCGCACCATATAGTCGTACTGGCGGTAGATCCACTCCTTGCTGGCAATGGTGGGGGAAGAAAGCAAACCTAAAAGCATCTTTGACCAAACTGAAGCCCCGGCTATTTCTGCCCCCAAAGCTTGGACCTGAGGGGGGAGCTTTTCTGCCCACTCCGGCCCTGGTTCTGAAAGCAAGCTTAGGTCCAGCTTCCTCACCTGGGCCAGATACTCGGGCTCCTCGGCCCGGGGATGGTAGACCGGGCAAAGATCGGTAAGGGCCTTGACCGGTACTTCCGCTACCACCTGCCCCTTTTCCCGCACCCGGAACAGGCCATCATCGGTAATCCGGCCCACAATCACCGCCTCCAGGCCCCAGCGGCGAAAGACCTCGATCACCTTCTCCTCAAAACCAGGCTTAGGGGCAATGGCCATCCGTTCCTGGGACTCGGAGAGCATGATTTCATAGGCAGTCATGCCCTCCTCCCGGCGAGGAACCAGGTCCAGGTCGATGTCGAGGCCGCTGTTGCCCCGGCTGGCCATTTCCGCCAGGCTGGAGGTAATGCCTGCCGCCCCCATATCCTGCATGCCCAGGATGTATCCCCGGCGGGTGACCTCCAGGCAGGCTTCAATTAAGAGCTTCTCCATGAAAGGATCCCCCACCTGCACCGAGGGCCGGCGGGATTCGGATTCCTCGCTCAATTCTTCCGAGGCGAAGGTGGCTCCGTGGATGCCGTCCCGGCCGGTGCGCGAACCCACGATCATGATGGCATTGCCGGCCCCGGCCGCCACCCCGCGGGCCAGATCCTTCTGATCGATGATGCCTAGGCACATGACGTTGACGATGGGGTTGCCCTCGTAACTATCCTCGAAGTAGACATCCCCGCCCACGGTGGGAATGCCCAGGCAATTGCCGTAGGAGCCGATGCCCGAGACTACGCCCCCAAAAAGATAGCGCACCCGGGGATTATCTAAAGACCCAAACCGTAGTGGATCGAGCACGGCAATGGGCCGCGCCCCCATGGCAAAGATATCGCGAACGATGCCGCCCACACCGGTGGCCGCCCCCTGGAAGGGCTCAATGGCCGATGGGTGGTTATGGCTTTCCATTTTGAATACCACCGCCTGGCCGTCACCAATATCCACCACCCCGGCATTTTCTCCCGGGCCCTGGATCACCCGGGGGCCCTGGGTGGGAAAGAGCTTGAGCACCGGGCGCGAGTTCTTGTAGCCGCAGTGTTCGGACCACATTACCGCAAACATGCCCGTCTCCACGTAATTGGGTTCCCGTCCGAGAATCTCAACTATCTGCTGGTACTCAGCATCGGTTAGCCCCATCTCCCGCCAGGGTGCCTGCTTGGACCTAGCGCTGTTGCCAGTCGTGGTACCATTGCGTTCAACCCCGTCCGTCATTATCCTCGCCTCCCCGCCCACCAATTGACAATCGAGGAAAACAAAAGCGCCCCGTCGGTACCGCCCAGGACCCGTTCCGAGCGCCTCTCCGGGTGTGGCATCAGGCCGAGGACGTTGCCCTCCCGGTTAACGATGCCGGCAATGTCGTTTAGAGAGCCGTTGGGGTTGGCCTCTGGCCGACGCTGACCGTCCGGGCCGCAGTAGCGGAACACCACTTGGCGGTGGCTCTCCAGCTCCGCCAAAGTAGCCGCATCGGCAAAATAGCTCCCTTGCCAGTGAGCAATGGGCATGGATATTACCTGGCCGGGCTGGAAATCACAGCTGAAAGGGGTAGCCGAGTTTTCTACCAAGAGGTAGGTAGGCTGGCAGCGAAATTGCAGGCAGTCGTTTACCTGCATGGCCCCAGGCAAAAGCCCGGCCTCCAACAGGATCTGGAAGCCGTTGCAGATGCCAAGCACTAAGCCGCCGCGCTGGGCAAACGCCTCCACCGCCGCCATCACCGGAGAAAACCGGGCAATGGCCCCGGTACGCAAGTAGTCACCGTAGGAAAAACCGCCCGGTAAAACGATGCAGTCAAAGCCATCCACCGAGGTTTCCTGGTGCCAAATATACTCCACCGGCTGCTGGATAACTTCCTTGACCACATGGTAGACATCTTCATCGCAATTGGATCCCGGAAAGATTACTACTCCAAACTTCACGGCGCCGGCACCACCTCGACCCGGTAGTTTTCCAACACCGGGTTAGCCAAGAGTCGCTGGGCCATTTCCCTCACCTGGGCCTGGGCCAGCTCCTGGCTTTCCGCCTCCAGGGTAACCTCAATGTATTTTCCTATCCGCACCTCGCCTACCTGGGCATAACCCAGGTTTCTCAGAGCTCCGCCCACCGCTTTACCCTGAGGATCCAGTACTCCCGGCTTCAGGGTCACGTGTACCTTGGCTAAAAACCGCATGGCAAGACTCCTTCCCGGCCTAGCTTAATCCAGCCCGCTTGAAAATATAGTCCACCTGCTTTAGGTGGTAGTTATAGTCAAAGAGTCCATCCAAGGTTTTGGCGTCCAGATGGGCGCCGATATCAGCATCAGCCTTGACCAGGTCCCGGAAGGAAACCCCCTCCTCCCAAGCCCGAAGCGCGTTGCGCTGCACCCACTGATAAGCAGTTTCCCGCAAGATACCGCTCTCCACCAAAGCTAAAAGCACCCGCTGGGAAAAAATCAACCCCTGGGTCCGCTCCAAATTCTCCCGCATCCGCTGGGGGTGAACCACCAGCCCCTCCATGATACCGGTGAACTTGGCCAGCATATAGTCCAAGAGGATGGTGCTGTCGGGGATGATCACCCGCTCCACCGAAGAGTGGGTCAGGTCGCGCTCATGCCACAAGGCCACATCCTCCAAGGCCGCCATGGCATTGGCCCGTACCACCCGGGCTAGGCCCGCCACCCGCTCGGCGGTAATGGGGTTCTTTTTGTGGGGCATAGCCGATGATCCCTTTTGTCCCTTACCAAACGGCTCCTCTACCTCTAGGATCTCGGTGCGCTGCAGGTTGCGGATTTCGGTGGCAAACTTCTCCAGGGACGAAGCAACGACCGCCAGGGTAGTTAAGAAGAAAGCGTGGCGGTCACGTTGGATGATCTGGGTAGAGACCGGGTCTGGAGTTAACCCTAGCTTCCTCAAGACGTACTCCTCCACCCGGGGATCGATGTTGGCAAAGGTGCCTACGGCGCCGGAGATTTTGCCCACCGCTATTTGCCGCTTGGCCTCTTCCAAGCGCTTTTGGTCACGATCCAGTTCCATAGCCCAGAGGGCCATCTTCAGCCCAAAGGTAGTGGGCTCAGCATGCACCCCGTGGGTACGCCCGATCATTAAGGTATATTTGTGCTTTAAGGCTAGTTGGGCGGTTATCTGCCGAAGCTTTTCGATTTTCTCCAGCAGGATATCGGCAGCATCGCGCATTTGCAGCGCCAGCCCGGTATCGAGAATATCCGAAGAGGTCATGCCGAGGTGGATATATTTGGACTCCTCGCCCACCCGCTCGGCCACGGCGGTAAGAAAAGCAATTACATCGTGGTTGGTGGTGGCTTCAATCTCTTGAACCCGCTCCACCGTGAAGCCGGCCCGTTGGCGGATGGCCTCCACCGCCTCCGGTGGGATAAGCCCCAGCTCGGCTTGAGCCTCGCAGGCCAAGAGCTCAATCTCCAGCCATTTTTGCATCCGGTAATGATCTGACCAAATCCGCCCCATCTCGGGCAGAGTATAACGGGAAATCAACTCAGTTCCCCCTTTTTTAGCTTGTTCCTAGCTGGCCTTGGGCCGGCCGTTCTCATCGCAGGTACTGCTCCAGGTAGGATTCTACTCCCAGCTGCCTGAGGCGCTCGTTTTTGGCATCCACTTCCTCTGCCTGGCGCTGGCGATAAGCCTTAAGCTTCTCCCGCAGTTCGGGGTACTTGACCGCCAGGATAGCTGCCGCTAGTAAGGCCGCATTCTTGCCGTTGTTGATGCCAGTGCAGGCCACCGGCACTCCTCCCGGCATCTGGGCGATGGAAAGCAGGGCATCCATGCCCCCTAGGATGGAGCCGCCCGCCGGTACCCCAATGACCGGGAGCACCGTCCCCGCCGCTAAGACCCCGGGCAGGTGAGCAGCTCCTCCGGCCACAGCTATGATGACTTCCAGGCCCCGCTCCTCGGCGGTAGCTGCATACTGGGCCACCCGAGCGGGAGTGCGGTGAGCGGAGGCAATTACCAGCTCATAGGCCAGGCCCAGCTCCTCCAATACCGCCACCGCTGGTCGGATAATAGGGAGATCGGAGTCGCTCCCCAGCACTATCCCCACCTGGGGAGCTGCTTGCGGTCGAGTAGCATCTGCCATATCATCGTCTCCTCTAAAAAACATGGATGCTTCCGAAACATTTCCCATGCCGGGGCGCTGGCGCCGGCGAAAGACTGGCCTCGCCAGCGATCCGTATGGCTCCCCCCTCACCCTTCGGCGGGGTTCCCGGCCAATTCGACCTCCTGTCTCAAGAGGCCGGCCTCGGGCCTCCATGCCCTCGGCCCCGCCTCCGGGCTCGGTCTCGCCAACGGCTCGCAGGGCTCGCCCAAAGTCGCCTTTCGCCAGCATCCCCGGCCATTTCCATACTTCTTTCGGATGAACCAAACATGTATTTCTATGCCCCGCCCCGCACTTAACCATCGGCTCACTACCACTTGGCAAGGCCCCACCCATTTCATTCCCAACCGATGCTAGTGCACCAGGCGCTTGGCCTGTCTCGCCACCAAAATATAATAACCCAGGGAAGTAGGCTCGCGCCAGCCGAAACCTACCCGCCTGGGTTTTTCTCCCTCCGGTGTAGCAAGCCCTGTCGCCGCGCTGGACTTGCCTGTACCACTTGGACCAGCCACCCACGATCTAGCCAGCCAATCTACTGTGCGCCCCAGCGGCTGCCTTGTCATCAGCCGCCTTGCCTTGACTAGTTAGCTATGGCTCTAGCCGCTTAAAATCTTCTCGCTTTCCCCAAGGTGCAACTTCGCCGACAAGCCGCGCTTAGCTAAGCCAGATGGGCCTGGAACCCTAGGTACACTTTCGCCTGTAGCCAGGGTAATTTACGGTTACCCGGTAGAGACCTGTGAGCCATATCCCCACAGTTATACAGACCCTTATTTTTGTCCCCATCATATCAAACCCCATGGGACAAGTCAACGCAACCTGCAGCGCAGCGACCGGCCGTCTGGTATAGTACCAAACTGTCGACGATTTGATTAGCTCTAGCGCAAAACCTGGCCTGCGCCGGCATCTAGCTTTGCAAGGCCTGCAGATCGGCCACAAACGGCAAGCAGCGCACATCTACAAACCGATTTCGCCTTTTTAGTCTAAGGTCAAAGGTGCAATAATAATACGGGTCAACGCCGAGAGGGAATTCCCGGCCTTCGACCTACGTAGTAAGAGAAAAACTAAACTGGACCGAGAAGTCTATAAAGTAGTTTATGAAGCTGGAGATTAGGTGAGGAGTTGAGCAGTGGTGTCATCGTCAGAGGGTAAGCTGGAACTACGCCGGGATGTAACGGTATGGGGGTCGTTCATGTGGGGATACGCGGATGTGGGCGCTGATATTTACGCTGCCCTAGGCCTAGTAATGGCCGCCGCCCACGGCGGTACCAGCTTGGCCTTTGCGCTGGCAGGTATCGTTTACATACTGATCGGCTTGGCCTACACTGAACTGGCTTCTGCCTACCCTGTAGCCGGCGGAGGGCAATACTTCACCCTCCGGGGCTTGGGAGACTTCTGGGGCTTCGTAGCCGGATCGGCTTTATTGCTTGATTACACCATCGATATCGCCTTGTTTGCCACCGCCTCTGCTGGCTATTTCAATTTTTTCCTCCCCTACTTTGGCATCAATCCCGCCCAGCTCACTATCAGCCTAGGACCCTTCCACCATATCAATATTTTTTGGATGGCTGAGGCTCTAGCCCTAACCGCCTTCCTTATTTGGCTCAATATTAAGGGGATGCGAGAATCCTCGCTACTCAACGAGGTTCTGGGCGCCATCGATATCATCACTGAGTCCAGCATCATTATCTTCGGTTTCCTATTTGCCTGGAGACCGGAACTGTTGGCGTTGCAGTGGAAAACCCAGTTCCCTTCCCTGCACGACTTCATGTACGGGTCGTCCTTGGCGATTATCTCCTTCGTAGGCCTAGAGTCCATCTCCCAGGCAGCTCAGGAAACCAAGCGGCCAGCAACTATTGTTCCTCGAACTTCTATTACCCTAATCTTTACTGTCTTTATTTTTGCCACCGCTTTTTCCACCATGAGCCTAGGAGTGCTTCCCTGGCAGACCATTGCCCGCAGCGTAGGTGACCCAGTAGCTACCCTGGCTCATGCTATTCCTTACATTGGTATCATCGCTGGACCTTTTGCAGCTCTCTTGGGCGCCACTATCCTGCTAATCTCAGCTAACTCGGGGGTAATGAGCGCATCGAGACTGACCTACGCCATGAGCCAATTTCATTTCATCAGCGACTGGTTTAATGCCGTGCATCCCAAACACCGTACCCCATACCGCACCATTGTTGTCTTTTCCATGATCGGCGTAGTTCAGATTATCCTCTCCTTCCTGACACCTAACGCTATGGACACATTAGGCAACATGTATGCTTTCGGTGCTACCACGGGCTACATTCTAGTCCTCATCTCCCTCATTCGCCTCCGGTTTATTGATCCCTATACGCCCCGCCCCTACCGGGTCCCATTGAATCTGCCGCTCCGGTACCGCGGGCAGACCATATCCTTTCCAATCTTGGGCGTGCTCGGCATTCTTGGAGTTAGTTCCATTCTTTTCGAAGTAATCCTTACCCACCCTATCGGGCGCGTAGCCGGGCCGCTGTGGGTGGTTGGTTGTTTTTTCTATTACTACTGGTACCGAAAAAGCCATGGGCTACCAGTCTTCCGTAGCATCAACCACGACTGGGAACGCCAACAGCAAGAGGTGTTGGAGGCAGCTGAGGAGTATGAGCTGCTGGAACGTTATCGCCTGGCCCTAGCTCAACGAGACAGGCAGGGAGAGGTCCAAGCATGAAGAAGCGTGAACCGGGACATTCCTTGGGTTGGCGCGACTATTATCAGATTGCGGTCTCCGTGGCCATGGTACCGCTGGGCGGGGTAGTCGTCTGGCGTTCCCAGCTGCAGGTACCTTTGGCGGTAGCAGTAGGGATAGGCTTTTTGGCCATGGGCCTGTATCGGCTCACCTTGGTCTGGCGTTACCTTAGTGATAGGGGAGGGAAACCATGAGTCCAAATATCACACCGCTGGGTGCCTTTCTGGCTTTGCTGTTCACCGTGGCCATGGGCAGCCTAATCTGGTGGATGTTGCACGCGCCACCGCCGGTTCCGCTTGAAGTCGCCAGGGCCACGCTAGGAGTGGAATCGTTGCGGCGGATTCTGGTGCCTACCATAGATACGGATTATTCCCGGCGAGCCGTGGAATTGGCTAGCCGCTTAGGTCAGGAACAGAAAGCGGAAATTATCTTAGTTTATGTGCTCGAGGTGCCTATGACTCTGCCTCTAGGTGCTCATATGCCCGAACAGGAGGCCAAAGCTACGGAGGTACTCAAGCGAGCTCAAGCCATCGCCCATCACCACGGGTTACCCTCCAAGGTAAGGCTGGTGCGGTCCCGTCATGCTGGCAGCGGCATCCTGCAAGCAGTCCAGGACGAGAGAGCTGACATTGTCGTCATCGGCATGAGACCAGTGCTTGTAGGCAGCGACTCGCTGGGGCGGACCTCAGAGTGGCTCATAAAGAAATGTTCTTGCGAACTAGTTATTGATAAACTGCCAGGATAGGGGTTGGTATTGGGTGAAGACCATTATCGTGGGCGCTGGTCGGTTGGCGCGAAGTTTGGCCCGGCGGTTGGCGGAAGCAGGCCACCAAGTAACCATCATCGTTTCCGCTCCGCCAGCTCAAAAGCTCCCGGGTCAGGTTATCCAGGGAGTAGGATTCGATCTCGAGACTTTGGAACAGGCCGGAGTTCGGGAAGCGCAGTTGTTAATTGCAGTGGCTGACAGCGAAAACACCAATCTGGTTTCGGCTCAAGTGGCCAAGCTGCATTTCCAGGTGCCACGAGTTGTAGCCCGAGTCGAGGATCCGAAAAAAGCCGACTTCTATCGCCAGCAGGGTTTCGAAGTCTTTTGCCCCATTCGCTTGGGTCTAGCTCGGGTAGAAGAGCTATTAGCTAATGGCATGGACAGGGAGGAAAAGTGAATGTTCGTAATCGTTGTGGGCGGAGGAAAGATCGGCTATTATCTGGCCCAAACTCTTTTAGGCAACGGCCATGAAGTATTATTGATTGAGAAAAACCAAGAGCGCTCGCGGCGCCTAGAAGCGATCCTGGGTGAAGATGTAGTACTAACCGGAGACGGCTCTGAACCGGCGGTCCTCGAGGAAGCAGGCATAGCGCGAGCTGATGCCGTAGCCGCTGTAACCGGGCTGGATGAGGATAACATCGTAATCTACCAGCTGGCTGAGAGGGTGTTTCATTGCCCGCGGGTGATCGGCAGGGTAAATAACCCTCGCAACGAAGAGGTTTTTAAGCTGCTGGGTTGCCCCCATGTGGTCAACAGCACCAAGCTGGTATACCGAATGGTTCAAGAGGAAGTAGACATTAGAAACATCAAACCACTTCTTGCCCTGAAGGGTGGGCAGGTAGAATTTGTTGAACTCATGATTGATTCCCATTCTCCCGCCCTAGGTAAGCCCCTAGTCGATTTGAACTTGCCGCAAAATTGCCAGCTACTAGTTGTAATCCGCGACAATGAGCTGATATTCGTTCGCGGCCAGACCAAGCTCCAGGAAGGGGATCGGGTCATTGCCCTAGTGGCCACGGAAGATTTATCTCAATTGCAGGCTGTCCTTCAGGGCCCTGAGTAACCAATACTAACCTAGCAGTCTGTCCCCGCCTGGCCCTTCGGCCCTTGCCCATCTTGGTTCAGCCCTCATCTTGATTGCGCCCTGGGCGGGCAACGGGAAAACTGGCTGGAGCTCTGCGCTTCCAGCTAGGTTACCTTTCTGCGGCCCGCCCCTAGAGGCAGGAGCCTAGATTTCCATGGCCTCCGGCCACCGCCGAGGCAATGATCTTTATCCCTCCCCGGGGCTTTTGGGTGACTGTCACTTTGCACCAGTGCGGCCGGCAGGCAGAATAGACGTCGTTGGCAATCCGGCTGGCCAGGGCTTCGCAAAAGACTCCTTCCTGGCGAAAGCTCCACAGGTAAAGCTTGAGGCTCTTGCTCTCAATGCAATGCTCGTTAGGCGCATATTCAATGGTAACCGTCTCCCAATCCGGCTGGCCGGTAACCGGGCAGAGGCTAGTAACCTCATCGCTTTCCATGACCACTTTTTCTACCCCCGGCGGCTTGGGAAAGACCTCCAGCTGCCGGCGGGGCTCCCTAACTACTTTGCCCAAGGCCTCAAATTCCACAGCCTAAACCCCCAGTCCAAACGGGTTGTATTTCACTCCATAATCGTAAGTATCTAGACCCTCCTTGCGCTTGACCCAACCCACCACCATATAGGTTAGAGGGGTAGCCGAGGCTTCGTAGGCTACCTTCCAAATATATTGAGCCAAAACCATCTGCCCTAGCACCCCCCAGGGCACCGTCCCGGAAAAAGCTATACTGATAAACAGCAGGGTATCGATCCCCTGGCCGACCACGGTGGAGCCCACGGTGCGCACCCACAGCCATTTTCCGCCAGTAGCTACTTTCAGCCAGGATAGCACCATCGAATTGGCGAACTCCCCCGCCAGGTAGCCCAAAAGTGAGGCCAGGACTATCCGGGGAGTGGTGCCGAGGACTGACTGGTAGGCTGGTTGCCCATCCCAGAAAGATGGGTAGGGAAGGGCTAAAACCGCAATGAACACTAAAGCCATGAAAAGATTGGCGGCAAAGCCCATCCAAATGATTAGCCGTGACCCCTTAAAACCGTAAACCTCGGTTAATACATCGCCAAAAATATAGGTCACCGGAAAAAGGATAACTGCCGCTGGAAGTACCAGACCGAAAACGAAAATCAGCTTTCCGGCGATGAGGTTGGAGATTAGAAGACAGGTAACAAAGAGAATTGCTAGCCCCATATAAAGAGGGGAAACCACCAAACCGGCATGCTCACGGTGGGCCATTTTTTGATTTCACCTTCCTTGTTTTGATAGGCGGGTGGCTGCGACCGCCGAGGAGACGCCGCCAATGTCACCGATGCCATCAGCAAGCCCCTCTCCTCAACTTTATTATAAACCCGGCTTGGCCAAACCGCAAACCTGAGAGTATATAGCTTTCGAGGCCCGGCCTCAGCCTACCTCAAGGGCTGGCTTACCAAGGTCACTTGTAGCGGCCGAAGGGAACGTTGTACTGGCCCTTACGGTTGACCCGCCAGAGGCCGTTGTAGGCGGTCCGTCGGGAAAAAGCGGCAAGAGCTTTGGGATGAGCTGCCCTTTGCCGCCCGCCCACTTCACCGGGGGCCGGGGGCGAGCACCTTCCGGTAGCGCCATTTTCCTCACCTATTTGCCTTACCTATTTGCCTTGGTGTCTTAGCCAATCAACTTCGCCCCCCCCCGGCCGCTGATTCCTCCCTAGCAGAGGCACCAATCCTGCCGCCGAACAAGGAAGCTAAACGGATCCCAGGCCAGCAGTTCCTGTCTAGCCGGGGAGTTAAGGGCGGTCACTCCACCCTCGATTATCTCACCAGCATATATGCTCCAAAAATACCGACCAGGATAAAAAAGAAGGGACCATAAAACTTCTCCAATGTGTCGGTGTTAACGCGATTAAGGAGTAACGGTCCCAGAAAGGCTCCAGTGACCGTCCCCAGCCCTAAGGCAAGAACAATTTTCCAGTCAACGGATCCCAAGGCTGAGTGGGCAATTACCCCAGTGATGCCGATGGCCAACAAGATCATCAGCGAGGTGCCTACTACTTCTTTAGCTTCTAATCCCAGGGCATAAAGCCCGGCAACGATCGGCGGCGTGCCACTGATACCCACCATACCGGACATAAGCCCGCCAAACAGGCCATAAAACACTGCCAGGGCCTGGTGAAAAAAGTCAGGCACGGCGGAGGGAACATTAGCATCGCCACGGGCAGTAACCGATTTCTCCTCAGTCCTGTTGGCGTGCGCCTTTGTTGCTACGGTCCCGTGCGTCCGGCGCTTACGCCTAGCCATAGGGACTAGCATCCCCAGCAAGATGAGACCTAAAACCTTCTTCTGGTATATTACCGGGATCCACGCAGTTAAATAGGAGCCAGCCAAAGCCCCCGCCACGGCTCCCAGGATTACCCACCAAGCTACCTCCAACCTGATATTGCCCTGCCGATAATGGCTGGAAAAGGCCGCCAAAGTAGTCGGAATGATGGTAGCCAAGGAGCTGGAAGCAGCAATGGGCACCGGCAGGTGAAAAAGCCCGGTCAGAATAATAATATAGAAAATTCCCCCTCCACCTCCCATGATGGAGATAAGAACGCCGATGGCCATCCCAGCTGCAGGCAAAAGATAGAACATAGATAGCCTTTCTCCTTTCCCAGCGCACTGCTATTGACACGTAAAACAGCATACTCTGCTACAAAAGCTGGTGTCAAGCGGGCGCCAAGGGCCATTGCTTTCCAGGCCAAGCACCCCTTGAGGGCCCGGCTTGAGAATGCTAAACTGGAGCAAAGGTTCTACAAATGGGCAAATGGGGTGAGCTGGTGGGGATCTGGCAGACTGACCTCTGGACCTGGATAACCGGCTGGGGATGGCAGGTTCTCTTAATTGGCGCGGCCACCATCCTGGCCATCGCTATCAGTTTCCACCTCCTTACCTGCCTGTCCCGCTACCTGGCCAGCCTAGCACCGGAGGCTAGAATCAACCAGACCTTGTGGCTGTGGCTGCGGATCATGGTTTCGACCTTGCTAGGCGCTACCGGCGCTATCTTTATCCTGCGCTTGTTTGGCCTAGACGCCACCCGCTTTTTGGCTCCCGTCTGGAAGTGGCTGGGGGGTCCGGGGCTAAGGATATTGGCCGCCGGGCTTGGGGCTTGGCTCTCCTTGAAGTTACTCCACGGCGTAATCGACCACGCGGACCGGCTGTTCCTGGGCAAAGAAATTCCCGCCGATGACCCGGAGCGCACCCGGCGCCTTAATACTCTCAGGGGAATTGCCAAAAACGTTACCACCGTAATCGTAATGGCCATTGCCGCTACCATGATCCTAAAGGAGCTAGGCTTCGATATCACCGCTTTGCTCACCGCGGTGGGCGTGGGGGGGCTGGCGGTAGGCCTCGCCGCCCAGAACCTCATTCGCGATTACTTAACGGGATTTTTGCTTTTGGCTGAAGACCAGCTCCGGGTAGGGGACGTAGTAGAGATTAACGGCAAAGGCGGGGTGGTGGAGCAGATCACCTTGCGCACGGTCTGGCTGCGAGCTTTAGACGGAACCTTACATATCGTCCCCAACAGCCAGATCACTACCGTTTCCAATATGACCAAATCTTTCTCCCGCTACGTCATCGACGTGGAGGTAGCCTACAAAGAAAACCTCGACTGGGTAATGGATGTACTCAAGCAGGTAGGCCAGGAAATCGCCACCGATGACTATTATGGGCAACTCATTACCGAG is part of the Clostridia bacterium genome and encodes:
- a CDS encoding universal stress protein, producing the protein MSPNITPLGAFLALLFTVAMGSLIWWMLHAPPPVPLEVARATLGVESLRRILVPTIDTDYSRRAVELASRLGQEQKAEIILVYVLEVPMTLPLGAHMPEQEAKATEVLKRAQAIAHHHGLPSKVRLVRSRHAGSGILQAVQDERADIVVIGMRPVLVGSDSLGRTSEWLIKKCSCELVIDKLPG
- a CDS encoding TrkA family potassium uptake protein, whose product is MKTIIVGAGRLARSLARRLAEAGHQVTIIVSAPPAQKLPGQVIQGVGFDLETLEQAGVREAQLLIAVADSENTNLVSAQVAKLHFQVPRVVARVEDPKKADFYRQQGFEVFCPIRLGLARVEELLANGMDREEK
- a CDS encoding TrkA family potassium uptake protein, with the protein product MFVIVVGGGKIGYYLAQTLLGNGHEVLLIEKNQERSRRLEAILGEDVVLTGDGSEPAVLEEAGIARADAVAAVTGLDEDNIVIYQLAERVFHCPRVIGRVNNPRNEEVFKLLGCPHVVNSTKLVYRMVQEEVDIRNIKPLLALKGGQVEFVELMIDSHSPALGKPLVDLNLPQNCQLLVVIRDNELIFVRGQTKLQEGDRVIALVATEDLSQLQAVLQGPE
- the queF gene encoding NADPH-dependent 7-cyano-7-deazaguanine reductase QueF codes for the protein MEFEALGKVVREPRRQLEVFPKPPGVEKVVMESDEVTSLCPVTGQPDWETVTIEYAPNEHCIESKSLKLYLWSFRQEGVFCEALASRIANDVYSACRPHWCKVTVTQKPRGGIKIIASAVAGGHGNLGSCL
- a CDS encoding queuosine precursor transporter encodes the protein MAHREHAGLVVSPLYMGLAILFVTCLLISNLIAGKLIFVFGLVLPAAVILFPVTYIFGDVLTEVYGFKGSRLIIWMGFAANLFMALVFIAVLALPYPSFWDGQPAYQSVLGTTPRIVLASLLGYLAGEFANSMVLSWLKVATGGKWLWVRTVGSTVVGQGIDTLLFISIAFSGTVPWGVLGQMVLAQYIWKVAYEASATPLTYMVVGWVKRKEGLDTYDYGVKYNPFGLGV
- a CDS encoding DNA adenine methylase — translated: MGEENGATGRCSPPAPGEVGGRQRAAHPKALAAFSRRTAYNGLWRVNRKGQYNVPFGRYK
- a CDS encoding sulfite exporter TauE/SafE family protein, with the translated sequence MFYLLPAAGMAIGVLISIMGGGGGIFYIIILTGLFHLPVPIAASSSLATIIPTTLAAFSSHYRQGNIRLEVAWWVILGAVAGALAGSYLTAWIPVIYQKKVLGLILLGMLVPMARRKRRTHGTVATKAHANRTEEKSVTARGDANVPSAVPDFFHQALAVFYGLFGGLMSGMVGISGTPPIVAGLYALGLEAKEVVGTSLMILLAIGITGVIAHSALGSVDWKIVLALGLGTVTGAFLGPLLLNRVNTDTLEKFYGPFFFILVGIFGAYMLVR
- a CDS encoding mechanosensitive ion channel family protein, translated to MGKWGELVGIWQTDLWTWITGWGWQVLLIGAATILAIAISFHLLTCLSRYLASLAPEARINQTLWLWLRIMVSTLLGATGAIFILRLFGLDATRFLAPVWKWLGGPGLRILAAGLGAWLSLKLLHGVIDHADRLFLGKEIPADDPERTRRLNTLRGIAKNVTTVIVMAIAATMILKELGFDITALLTAVGVGGLAVGLAAQNLIRDYLTGFLLLAEDQLRVGDVVEINGKGGVVEQITLRTVWLRALDGTLHIVPNSQITTVSNMTKSFSRYVIDVEVAYKENLDWVMDVLKQVGQEIATDDYYGQLITEPVEVLGVDRFEPSGVVLKLMVTTLPLKQWEVGRELRRRIKNRFDELGIEIPFPHVSVYWRSASEPIRVIVDGEPKERKPSGQAGE